Proteins encoded together in one Solirubrobacterales bacterium window:
- the murD gene encoding UDP-N-acetylmuramoyl-L-alanine--D-glutamate ligase, translating to MKSRPPLPEGPYLVVGLARSGEAATRMLSARGEEVAGCDTGFPEEGARLADAGLDVHLGTDGVELLGPARCVVKSPGVPGEAPVIARARERGLDVIGELELAWRLLPNRFVAVTGTNGKTTVTELLGHVWRTAAEPVAVAGNVGTPLASLVGTLPGEATIVCECSSFQLEDAEAFAPECAVLLNVAPDHLDRHRDFEDYLRAKLQIFVNQGNDDVAVYNASEALLRDLDLGGCGRRVPYCRLPQPSGQLCEVSLSEDVIFAGERALLEARELGLIGPHNADNAMAAAAAALAMGLGHDGVRDGLRGFAGLPHRLERVAEVDGVLYVNDSKATNVAAAAAGLRSFDDGVRAILGGSLKGEDFGGLVEPVRERCVACYLIGDAAESLERALEPARGGGVEVRRCEGLAGAVRAAAADAASGEVVLLSPACASFDAYRDFEERGEHFRSLVAELPA from the coding sequence TTGAAGTCTCGCCCGCCCCTTCCCGAAGGCCCGTACCTGGTGGTGGGCCTGGCCCGGTCGGGAGAGGCCGCCACGCGAATGCTCTCGGCGCGAGGCGAGGAGGTGGCGGGTTGTGACACCGGGTTCCCGGAGGAAGGGGCGCGGCTCGCCGACGCCGGGCTGGACGTGCACCTGGGCACGGACGGAGTCGAGCTGCTCGGGCCCGCGCGCTGCGTCGTCAAGAGCCCCGGGGTCCCTGGCGAGGCGCCGGTGATCGCCCGTGCGCGCGAGCGTGGCCTGGACGTGATCGGCGAGCTCGAGCTCGCCTGGCGGCTTCTGCCGAATCGGTTCGTCGCCGTCACCGGGACGAACGGCAAGACCACCGTCACCGAGCTTCTGGGCCATGTCTGGCGGACGGCCGCCGAGCCGGTGGCGGTGGCGGGGAACGTCGGCACCCCACTCGCCTCGCTGGTGGGCACACTGCCAGGTGAGGCGACCATCGTCTGCGAGTGCTCGAGCTTTCAGCTCGAGGATGCGGAGGCATTCGCCCCCGAGTGCGCGGTGCTCCTCAACGTCGCGCCGGACCACCTCGATCGCCACCGGGATTTCGAGGACTACCTGCGCGCCAAGCTGCAGATCTTCGTCAACCAGGGAAACGACGACGTGGCCGTCTACAACGCCTCCGAGGCGCTTTTGCGCGATCTCGACCTTGGTGGCTGCGGCCGGCGGGTGCCCTACTGCCGCTTGCCGCAGCCATCCGGGCAGCTGTGCGAGGTCTCCCTCAGCGAGGACGTGATCTTCGCCGGGGAGCGCGCGCTCCTCGAGGCACGCGAGTTGGGCCTGATCGGCCCTCACAACGCCGACAACGCGATGGCGGCTGCCGCCGCGGCGCTCGCGATGGGCTTGGGGCACGACGGGGTGCGGGACGGCCTTCGCGGCTTCGCCGGCCTTCCGCACCGGTTGGAGCGGGTCGCCGAGGTGGACGGCGTCCTCTACGTGAACGACTCCAAGGCCACGAACGTGGCCGCCGCCGCCGCCGGGCTGCGCTCGTTCGACGACGGTGTACGCGCGATCCTGGGCGGCTCGCTGAAGGGCGAGGACTTCGGCGGCCTGGTGGAGCCGGTCAGGGAGAGGTGCGTTGCCTGCTATCTGATCGGCGACGCCGCCGAGTCGCTCGAGCGGGCCCTCGAGCCGGCCCGGGGTGGCGGGGTGGAGGTTCGCCGCTGCGAGGGGCTCGCGGGCGCGGTCCGCGCGGCCGCGGCCGACGCGGCGTCCGGCGAGGTCGTCCTGCTTTCCCCCGCATGCGCCAGCTTCGACGCCTATCGCGACTTTGAAGAGCGCGGCGAGCACTTCCGCTCCCTGGTCGCAGAGCTTCCCGCCTAG
- the murF gene encoding UDP-N-acetylmuramoyl-tripeptide--D-alanyl-D-alanine ligase: MPRVIELSPERIAAAAGAETLLAGGSRRPERAVVDSREVRTGDLFFGLRGERTDGGEFAAQALEAGAWGVVVEPERARSLAEVRQEQQSGGWVLSAADPLAGLQALARASRQQLGCPVVGITGSVGKTSVKDICHAILPLRVHASPENYNTEIGLPLAVLAAPPETQVLVLEMAMRGRGQITQLCGIADPNVAAITNIGPVHLELLGTFEAIAEAKAEILADLGERDRAVVPADAEALEPHLHDRLVTITFGPGGDVFALRSSGDGRSIEATVGTPSGEQRFTFPFGEAHNLTNALAAIAIGEALELPLDEMAQRAPEIALSRLRGEVLELADGIVVVNDCYNANPISMRAALDYLTSLRSSGRHVAVLGEMAELGPSAPDYHREAGAHARQLGVGPLVGVGALARHYAPDAWAPDAEAAVPLAEAMLEPGDALLVKGSRSVGLELVTDELMARRGAGPR, from the coding sequence GTGCCCCGCGTGATCGAGCTCTCGCCAGAGCGGATTGCCGCCGCGGCAGGGGCCGAGACCCTGCTGGCCGGCGGGAGCAGGCGGCCGGAGCGAGCGGTGGTCGACTCGCGCGAGGTGCGCACTGGCGACCTCTTCTTCGGACTGCGGGGCGAGCGCACCGATGGTGGGGAGTTCGCCGCCCAGGCGCTCGAGGCAGGCGCCTGGGGCGTGGTGGTCGAGCCAGAGCGCGCTCGCTCGCTGGCGGAGGTGCGGCAGGAGCAGCAATCGGGGGGCTGGGTGCTGTCCGCCGCGGATCCGCTCGCCGGGCTTCAAGCGCTGGCACGGGCCTCGCGGCAACAGCTTGGCTGCCCGGTGGTGGGGATCACGGGGTCGGTGGGCAAGACCTCGGTCAAGGACATCTGCCACGCGATCCTGCCCCTGCGCGTACACGCCAGCCCCGAGAACTACAACACCGAGATCGGCCTGCCGCTCGCCGTGCTCGCCGCGCCCCCCGAGACGCAGGTGCTGGTCCTCGAGATGGCGATGCGAGGCCGAGGCCAGATCACCCAGCTTTGCGGGATCGCGGACCCCAACGTCGCGGCGATCACCAATATCGGCCCCGTCCACCTGGAGCTGCTGGGCACCTTCGAGGCGATAGCCGAGGCCAAGGCGGAGATACTCGCCGACCTTGGAGAACGGGATCGCGCCGTGGTCCCCGCTGACGCCGAGGCGCTCGAGCCGCACCTGCACGATCGGCTCGTGACGATCACCTTCGGCCCCGGAGGCGATGTCTTCGCGCTTCGGTCGAGTGGCGACGGGCGTTCGATCGAGGCCACCGTGGGGACGCCTTCCGGCGAGCAGCGCTTCACCTTCCCGTTCGGGGAGGCGCACAACCTGACCAACGCCCTGGCGGCGATCGCGATCGGCGAAGCGCTCGAGCTGCCCCTGGATGAGATGGCGCAGCGGGCGCCGGAGATCGCCCTCTCGCGCCTGCGAGGCGAGGTGCTCGAGCTGGCCGACGGAATCGTCGTCGTCAACGACTGCTACAACGCCAACCCGATCTCGATGCGCGCGGCGCTCGATTATCTGACCTCGCTCCGGTCGTCCGGCCGGCATGTGGCCGTGCTCGGCGAGATGGCCGAGCTTGGCCCGAGCGCGCCCGACTATCACCGTGAGGCCGGCGCCCATGCCCGCCAGCTCGGCGTCGGACCGCTGGTCGGAGTCGGGGCGCTGGCGCGGCACTACGCCCCCGATGCCTGGGCGCCCGACGCCGAGGCGGCGGTGCCGCTCGCGGAGGCGATGCTGGAGCCGGGCGATGCGCTCCTGGTCAAGGGCTCGCGCTCGGTCGGCCTCGAGCTCGTCACCGACGAGCTGATGGCCCGGCGCGGAGCGGGCCCGCGATGA
- the ftsW gene encoding putative lipid II flippase FtsW codes for MWREHNQEMTALSLSRLGPRARRRAGAQPIEYNLLLTATLCLLAFGVVMVFSASSTTSLLGQSGDSAYYLKRTVLFGGVGLLVMRILSLRGMRMLRPLTPLLVATSFLLLLAVLIPGIGMSANGAQRWIGTGLFQIQPSEFAKLSLVLYGAHLLALRPQMTRSVRTLMPYLALVGLACMLMVVEPDLGTAIIVLLGTGALLVAAGVKIRHLAVLGGALGVVVLLAIAVEPYRMQRLVGFLNPTGDPGGAGFQAIQAKIALGSGGIFGVGVGQSLQKAFYLPEAHTDMIAAVVGEELGLVGISTLVGLFGLFGYAGLRAAQRARDRYGKLLAAGLTSMILVQGIVNLFAVLGLAPLTGVPLPFVSYGNSSLLVMLAATGLLLNVAAGGQAAASARRGRGAARLRVVDGGRASSGAKSARGRSVSGSAKSRHSRGGDRRARGAGARRRRRASG; via the coding sequence GTGTGGCGCGAACACAACCAGGAGATGACGGCACTCTCGCTCAGCCGCCTCGGTCCGAGGGCGCGCAGGCGCGCGGGTGCCCAGCCGATCGAATACAACCTGCTGCTCACCGCCACTCTGTGCCTGCTCGCCTTCGGGGTGGTGATGGTCTTCAGCGCCAGCTCGACGACCTCGCTTCTGGGACAGAGCGGCGACAGCGCCTACTACCTGAAGCGGACCGTCCTGTTCGGAGGCGTGGGCTTGCTGGTGATGCGGATCCTGTCTCTTCGCGGGATGCGGATGCTGCGGCCGCTGACGCCGCTGCTCGTGGCGACCTCGTTCTTACTTCTCCTCGCCGTGCTGATCCCTGGGATCGGCATGTCGGCGAATGGCGCCCAGCGCTGGATAGGAACCGGCCTGTTCCAGATTCAGCCGTCCGAGTTCGCCAAGCTGTCGCTGGTCCTCTATGGCGCCCATCTGCTCGCCTTGCGACCGCAGATGACAAGAAGCGTCCGCACCCTGATGCCCTACCTCGCTCTGGTCGGCCTCGCCTGCATGTTGATGGTGGTGGAGCCCGACCTGGGCACGGCAATCATCGTCCTGTTGGGGACCGGCGCCTTGCTCGTCGCCGCCGGCGTCAAGATCCGCCACCTGGCCGTGCTGGGCGGCGCACTCGGCGTGGTGGTCCTGCTTGCGATCGCGGTCGAGCCGTATCGGATGCAGCGGCTCGTGGGTTTCCTCAATCCAACCGGGGACCCGGGGGGCGCGGGCTTTCAGGCGATTCAGGCCAAGATCGCCTTGGGATCCGGCGGGATCTTCGGCGTCGGGGTGGGACAAAGCCTCCAGAAGGCCTTCTACCTCCCGGAGGCGCACACCGACATGATCGCGGCGGTGGTCGGCGAGGAGCTCGGCCTCGTCGGGATCTCGACGCTCGTTGGGTTGTTCGGGCTGTTCGGGTACGCGGGGCTTCGGGCGGCACAACGCGCGCGCGATCGCTACGGCAAGCTCCTGGCCGCGGGGCTCACGTCGATGATCCTCGTCCAGGGGATCGTCAACCTGTTCGCGGTGCTCGGGCTCGCTCCGCTCACGGGCGTGCCCCTGCCATTCGTCTCCTACGGCAACTCCAGCCTGTTGGTCATGTTGGCGGCCACCGGGCTGCTCTTGAACGTGGCCGCCGGGGGGCAGGCGGCGGCGTCCGCCCGGCGTGGCAGAGGCGCTGCGAGACTGCGCGTGGTGGATGGCGGCCGCGCTTCCAGCGGCGCCAAGTCCGCCAGAGGAAGGAGCGTTTCGGGCAGTGCCAAGAGTCGTCATAGCCGCGGGGGGGACCGCAGGGCACGTGGTGCCGGCGCTCGCCGTCGCCGACGCGCTTCGGGATAG
- the murG gene encoding undecaprenyldiphospho-muramoylpentapeptide beta-N-acetylglucosaminyltransferase, which yields MPRVVIAAGGTAGHVVPALAVADALRDRGAEVSFLGTRERLEAKLVPASGYEIDFLRVRGLDRASPLKAVSAAALAAAALPAARRALRRRRADVVVGGGGYVAGPAGLAALSMRLPLVLTEADRHLGLANRLLARRATRVCLAFPIPGRQGDRYLVTGRPVPAAVLHADRGGARGRFEIPEDRRCLLVFGGSQGARSLNLCALDAFLGDAPNGRDYHVIQITGHRDYPLARERLEARDGGERFTLLEYEPTLADTLAACDLVLARAGGSVFELAAAGRPAILVPYPHATAQHQDANAAWMADAGAAIVVGDSQLDPETLARTVGDLLADPERLERMSAASKALARPDAAQRIAGEVLEAASDER from the coding sequence GTGCCAAGAGTCGTCATAGCCGCGGGGGGGACCGCAGGGCACGTGGTGCCGGCGCTCGCCGTCGCCGACGCGCTTCGGGATAGAGGAGCCGAGGTCTCCTTTCTCGGAACGCGGGAGCGGCTGGAGGCGAAGCTGGTCCCGGCCTCCGGCTACGAGATCGACTTCCTGCGAGTTCGAGGCCTGGATCGCGCGTCGCCATTGAAGGCGGTTTCGGCCGCAGCCTTGGCGGCGGCCGCGTTGCCCGCCGCGCGCAGGGCGCTGCGGCGGCGGAGGGCCGACGTGGTGGTCGGGGGCGGGGGGTACGTGGCCGGCCCTGCGGGTCTCGCTGCGCTCTCTATGCGACTGCCGCTCGTGCTGACCGAGGCAGACCGCCACCTCGGCCTCGCCAACCGCCTCCTGGCGCGCCGGGCGACGCGCGTCTGTCTGGCGTTCCCGATTCCGGGTCGGCAGGGTGATCGCTACCTGGTCACGGGCCGGCCAGTGCCCGCGGCCGTCCTACATGCCGACAGGGGCGGGGCGCGGGGCCGCTTCGAGATCCCTGAGGACCGCCGTTGCCTGCTGGTCTTCGGCGGCAGCCAGGGCGCCCGTTCGCTCAACCTCTGCGCCCTCGATGCCTTCCTTGGAGACGCTCCGAACGGACGCGACTACCACGTGATCCAGATCACAGGCCATCGCGACTACCCGTTGGCCCGGGAGCGGTTGGAGGCCAGGGACGGGGGGGAGCGGTTCACACTGCTGGAATACGAGCCGACCTTGGCCGACACCCTGGCGGCCTGCGACCTGGTGCTCGCCCGCGCCGGTGGTTCCGTGTTCGAGCTGGCGGCTGCCGGCAGGCCCGCGATTCTCGTTCCCTACCCGCACGCCACCGCGCAGCATCAGGACGCCAACGCGGCCTGGATGGCCGACGCCGGCGCGGCCATCGTGGTCGGCGACTCGCAGCTCGACCCCGAAACCCTGGCTAGAACCGTCGGCGACCTGCTCGCCGACCCCGAGCGCCTGGAGCGGATGTCGGCCGCGTCGAAAGCCCTCGCCCGGCCGGACGCCGCCCAGCGAATCGCTGGGGAAGTGCTGGAGGCCGCGAGCGACGAGCGATGA
- the murB gene encoding UDP-N-acetylmuramate dehydrogenase: MKIHRDFPLSRLTTVRAGGPADLFARPEDERELAELLSWAASERIAVGVVGSGSNLLVSDDGYRGLVLKLDGRLVAIEQQGTRLVCGGGARLPSAAAQAARWGLAGLEFGINIPGTVGGAVKMNANAYGGELGRVLEWVSVCTAVGIDRREPSQLGFAYRSSNLQPGEVVSQASFRLDEGAVAEIKGRLAEMRGKRREAQPSGIKTFGSTFKNPDNDARAGGRTAGQLLEASGCRGLQVGGARFSEKHANFVENMGDATTADVIALMGEGRRRVRERFGVELHAEPVLVGFSAEETAGLIADA, from the coding sequence ATGAAGATTCACCGCGACTTCCCCCTCTCCCGACTGACCACGGTGCGAGCGGGCGGGCCGGCGGACCTCTTCGCCCGCCCGGAGGACGAGCGTGAGCTCGCGGAGCTTCTCAGCTGGGCGGCGTCGGAGCGGATCGCGGTCGGGGTGGTCGGCTCGGGCTCCAACCTCCTGGTCTCGGACGACGGCTACCGCGGCCTGGTCCTGAAGCTGGACGGCCGGCTCGTCGCGATCGAGCAACAGGGAACGCGGCTGGTCTGCGGTGGGGGTGCCCGGCTTCCCTCGGCGGCGGCGCAGGCGGCGCGATGGGGCCTCGCCGGGCTGGAGTTCGGAATCAACATCCCCGGGACCGTGGGGGGCGCCGTGAAGATGAATGCGAACGCCTACGGCGGTGAGCTGGGCCGGGTACTCGAATGGGTCAGCGTCTGCACAGCAGTAGGCATCGATCGACGCGAGCCGAGCCAGCTCGGCTTCGCCTACCGGAGCTCGAACCTCCAGCCAGGCGAGGTCGTCTCGCAGGCCTCCTTCCGGCTCGACGAGGGCGCGGTTGCGGAGATCAAGGGCAGGCTCGCCGAAATGCGCGGCAAGCGGCGCGAGGCGCAGCCTTCGGGAATCAAGACCTTCGGCTCAACCTTCAAGAATCCGGACAACGACGCGCGCGCGGGGGGACGGACAGCGGGCCAGCTGCTCGAGGCCTCCGGCTGTCGGGGGCTTCAGGTCGGCGGCGCCCGCTTCTCGGAGAAGCACGCCAACTTCGTGGAGAACATGGGCGACGCCACCACGGCCGACGTGATCGCCCTCATGGGCGAGGGTCGCCGCCGCGTGCGCGAGCGCTTCGGCGTGGAGCTCCATGCGGAGCCGGTGCTGGTGGGGTTCAGCGCGGAAGAGACGGCAGGATTGATCGCCGACGCGTGA
- a CDS encoding UDP-N-acetylmuramoyl-L-alanyl-D-glutamate--2,6-diaminopimelate ligase: MRLRELLADTEVAEIVGDAGAEIGGLAYDSRTVEPGTLFFCVPGQRSDGHEFGKPAVDRGAVALVVERLLDVEATQVRVPDSRAAMAPIAVRYWADPTAKLQVAGITGTNGKTTTAFLVRHVLSSRGTSTGLLGTVKRIVGGVEEEVERTTPEAIDLQRTFRRMLDGGDAACAMEVSSHALALHRTAGVRFAVAVFTNLTQDHLDFHLDMEQYFLAKRELFSSPERESPQAAVLNVDDAYGKRLAAELEELGEPPLLTFSAGGAEGADFRAGKVSFDAAGSQFLCLGPDGEAQVRMPLPGHFNVENALAAIGACHALGVPTEEAAASLATADRVPGRFEPVDEGQPFTVLIDYAHTPDSLENVLVAARELTEERLIAVFGCGGDRDREKRPQMGNIAARLSDACVVTSDNPRSEEPGAIIGEILAGVPDSDQGEIEVEPDRRAAIALAFGAAAPGDTVVIAGKGHEQGQELAGGRKIPFDDREVAREELRKLAARAA; encoded by the coding sequence ATGAGGCTCCGCGAGCTGCTCGCCGACACCGAGGTCGCCGAGATCGTCGGGGACGCCGGGGCGGAGATCGGCGGCCTCGCGTACGACAGTCGCACGGTGGAGCCGGGCACGCTCTTCTTCTGCGTTCCCGGGCAGCGGTCGGATGGCCACGAGTTCGGCAAGCCCGCCGTCGATCGTGGGGCCGTCGCGCTCGTCGTCGAGCGGCTGTTGGACGTCGAGGCGACCCAGGTGCGGGTCCCCGATTCCCGCGCCGCGATGGCCCCGATCGCCGTTCGCTACTGGGCCGATCCCACCGCGAAGCTGCAGGTCGCCGGCATCACCGGCACGAACGGGAAGACCACCACCGCGTTCCTTGTGCGGCACGTGCTCTCCTCGCGCGGCACCTCGACCGGCCTCTTGGGCACCGTGAAGCGAATCGTGGGCGGAGTGGAGGAGGAGGTGGAGCGCACCACGCCTGAGGCGATCGACCTCCAGCGGACGTTTCGCCGCATGCTCGACGGAGGCGACGCGGCGTGCGCGATGGAGGTGTCCTCTCACGCCCTGGCGCTGCACCGGACGGCCGGCGTCCGGTTCGCGGTCGCCGTGTTCACCAACCTGACGCAGGACCACCTCGACTTCCACCTGGACATGGAGCAGTACTTCCTGGCCAAGCGCGAGCTGTTTTCCTCGCCGGAAAGAGAGTCGCCCCAGGCCGCGGTGCTGAACGTCGACGATGCGTATGGAAAACGCCTTGCGGCTGAACTGGAAGAGCTCGGCGAGCCGCCGCTGCTCACCTTCTCCGCCGGCGGCGCGGAGGGCGCCGACTTCCGGGCCGGAAAGGTTTCCTTCGACGCCGCCGGCTCGCAGTTTCTGTGCCTCGGTCCCGATGGGGAGGCCCAGGTGCGAATGCCATTGCCCGGCCATTTCAACGTCGAGAACGCGCTTGCGGCGATCGGCGCCTGTCACGCGCTGGGTGTGCCCACAGAGGAGGCGGCAGCCTCCCTGGCGACCGCCGACCGGGTTCCCGGGCGCTTTGAGCCGGTAGACGAAGGGCAGCCATTCACGGTGCTTATCGACTACGCCCACACTCCGGACTCGCTGGAGAACGTGCTCGTGGCCGCCCGGGAACTGACCGAGGAGCGGCTGATCGCCGTCTTCGGGTGCGGCGGCGATCGCGACCGTGAAAAGCGTCCGCAGATGGGGAACATCGCGGCACGGCTGTCGGACGCGTGCGTGGTCACGTCGGACAACCCGCGCTCAGAGGAGCCGGGCGCGATCATCGGCGAGATCCTGGCCGGGGTGCCCGACTCCGATCAGGGCGAGATCGAGGTGGAGCCTGACCGCAGGGCCGCCATTGCGCTCGCTTTCGGGGCCGCGGCGCCCGGCGACACCGTGGTGATCGCGGGCAAGGGCCACGAGCAGGGACAGGAGCTGGCGGGCGGGAGGAAGATCCCGTTCGACGATCGAGAGGTTGCGAGGGAGGAGCTGCGCAAGCTGGCGGCGAGGGCGGCGTGA
- the mraY gene encoding phospho-N-acetylmuramoyl-pentapeptide-transferase yields the protein MTPELAALTNSVASSAIDRGQILIAGMAAMLITIFLGPRFIELLRVREFGQQIREEGPAEHQTKAGTPTMGGLIVFVAIAVPYLVLSPRDTQSLAVFGVALGAAALGFADDFIKVTKRRSLGLSARWKLVAQIGLAVALWWVATDQVGLDPNLQVRISDAQIYIGPVLYVLVVFLVIAGASNAVNLTDGLDGLAAGSCAIVLLAYTAITITSGQEGLALLSACLVGASIGFLWFNSFPAAIFMGDTGSLGLGAAIGALAVMTQTELLLIILGGIFVIEALSVAIQVASFKLFRRRVLLMAPVHHHFEMLAWSETKIMLRFWIVAAVCAGIGYTLYQNSIG from the coding sequence ATGACCCCTGAGCTGGCGGCTCTGACGAACTCGGTCGCGTCCTCGGCCATCGACCGCGGCCAGATCCTGATCGCCGGGATGGCGGCGATGCTGATCACGATCTTCTTGGGGCCGAGGTTCATCGAGCTCCTCCGGGTGCGGGAGTTCGGCCAGCAGATCCGTGAGGAGGGCCCGGCGGAGCATCAAACCAAGGCCGGGACCCCGACGATGGGCGGCCTGATCGTGTTCGTCGCAATCGCGGTGCCCTACCTGGTGCTCTCGCCCCGCGACACGCAGAGCCTGGCGGTCTTCGGCGTCGCTCTGGGCGCCGCCGCCCTCGGGTTCGCGGACGACTTCATCAAGGTCACCAAGCGCCGCTCCCTGGGCCTGTCGGCTCGCTGGAAGCTGGTCGCCCAGATCGGCCTGGCGGTGGCCCTGTGGTGGGTGGCCACCGACCAGGTGGGCCTCGACCCGAACCTACAGGTGCGTATCTCCGACGCGCAGATCTACATCGGGCCCGTGCTCTACGTCCTGGTCGTCTTCCTGGTGATCGCCGGGGCTTCGAACGCCGTCAACCTCACCGACGGGCTTGACGGTCTGGCGGCCGGGTCCTGCGCCATCGTCCTGCTCGCCTATACGGCAATCACGATCACGAGCGGCCAGGAGGGCCTGGCGCTTCTCTCGGCCTGCCTGGTGGGCGCGTCGATCGGCTTTCTGTGGTTCAACTCGTTTCCGGCGGCGATCTTCATGGGGGACACAGGCTCGCTCGGCCTGGGGGCGGCGATCGGTGCCCTGGCGGTGATGACCCAAACCGAGCTCCTGCTGATCATCCTCGGCGGCATCTTCGTAATCGAGGCTCTCTCGGTGGCGATTCAGGTGGCCAGCTTCAAGCTGTTTCGCCGCCGGGTGTTGCTGATGGCGCCGGTCCACCACCACTTCGAGATGCTGGCCTGGTCGGAGACGAAGATCATGCTGCGCTTCTGGATCGTCGCCGCCGTCTGCGCGGGAATCGGCTACACGCTGTACCAGAACTCGATCGGTTGA
- a CDS encoding Mur ligase domain-containing protein, which produces MTWSRRKLHFIAIGGAGMSGLALVCHRLGARVSGSDRAHSSYLERLRRAGLEPRIGHDAEALPPDAEVVVSTAVGDDNPELAKARERGQPVIHRGELLAELCAEKRLLAVAGTHGKTTTAGMLVHVLRAMDADPGFLLGGELPGAGEDGGPGNAGWGAGEWVVAEADESDASFLRLRPEVAVVTNVELDHHSHWSSRSELLGAFREFCEPAGGLALPSDGSLAGLAGDQQIVSFDEERPGPPLELRVAGRHNLLNARAALAGLESAGFELAPAAAALATFPGILRRLELKGNRNGATIYDDYAHHPTEVAAALEALRELGPRRLIAVFQPHLYSRTKALADRFGAALAAADEVGVLEVYPARERPVGELAGVSGLTVARAVADRASGRPVWWLADGDGAERALAPRLREGDVLVTIGAGDVNRLADVLVRASDE; this is translated from the coding sequence ATGACCTGGAGCCGGCGCAAGCTGCACTTCATCGCCATCGGCGGCGCCGGGATGAGCGGCCTGGCGCTCGTCTGCCACCGGCTTGGAGCGCGGGTGAGCGGCTCCGATCGCGCCCACAGCTCGTACCTGGAACGGCTGCGAAGAGCCGGCCTGGAGCCCCGTATAGGTCACGACGCCGAGGCGCTCCCGCCCGACGCCGAGGTGGTGGTCTCGACCGCGGTGGGCGATGACAACCCCGAGCTGGCTAAGGCCCGCGAGCGCGGCCAGCCGGTGATTCATCGCGGTGAGCTGCTCGCCGAGCTGTGCGCCGAAAAGCGCCTGCTGGCGGTCGCCGGAACCCACGGCAAGACGACGACCGCCGGGATGCTCGTCCACGTCCTGCGCGCCATGGATGCCGACCCGGGCTTCCTGCTGGGTGGCGAGCTTCCGGGCGCCGGCGAGGACGGCGGCCCCGGCAACGCCGGCTGGGGCGCCGGCGAATGGGTGGTTGCGGAAGCGGACGAGTCCGACGCGAGCTTCTTGCGCCTGCGCCCGGAGGTGGCGGTGGTGACGAACGTCGAGCTCGACCACCACTCGCACTGGTCCTCCCGGTCCGAGCTTCTCGGCGCCTTCCGAGAGTTCTGCGAGCCGGCTGGGGGTCTGGCGCTTCCGAGCGACGGGAGCCTGGCCGGTCTCGCGGGCGACCAGCAGATTGTGAGCTTCGACGAAGAGCGCCCGGGCCCTCCGCTCGAGCTGCGGGTCGCCGGTCGCCACAACCTGCTCAATGCTCGCGCGGCCCTCGCAGGGCTCGAGTCGGCGGGCTTCGAGCTGGCGCCGGCCGCGGCTGCGCTCGCCACCTTCCCCGGGATTCTGCGCCGCCTCGAGCTCAAGGGCAACCGGAACGGAGCCACTATCTACGACGACTACGCCCACCACCCGACGGAGGTCGCCGCCGCGCTCGAGGCGCTCCGCGAGCTCGGGCCGCGCCGGCTGATCGCGGTCTTCCAGCCCCATCTCTATTCGCGGACCAAAGCGCTCGCCGACCGCTTCGGCGCGGCCCTCGCGGCGGCGGACGAGGTGGGCGTGCTCGAGGTCTATCCAGCCCGCGAGCGACCCGTGGGGGAGCTCGCCGGCGTCAGCGGGCTCACAGTGGCGCGGGCCGTCGCCGACCGCGCCTCGGGGCGCCCCGTCTGGTGGCTCGCCGATGGCGACGGAGCCGAGCGCGCCCTCGCGCCGCGGCTGAGGGAGGGCGACGTCCTGGTGACGATCGGCGCCGGCGACGTCAACAGGCTGGCCGACGTCCTGGTCCGGGCTAGCGACGAATGA